GGTGTGGTTAAGAAAACATCTTTAGAGCAATATTCAAGACCACGTCAAAATGGTATCAATGCCATTACCGTTCGAGATGGTGATGAGTTGCTAGAAGCTAAGTTGACTACGGGAACAAGTCAAATATTCCTTGGACTTAAATCTGGTAAGGCAATTAGGTTTGAAGAAAGTAAAACTAGACCAATGGGTAGAAATGCTTCTGGTGTTAGAGGTGTAACTTTGGCAAATGATGAAGACGAAGTAATCGGTATGGTGTCGGTTCATAATTTTGAGGAAGAAATTTTAGTTGTTTCTGAAAAAGGTTATGGAAAAAGATCTAGTATAGAAGATTATAGGGTTACCAATAGAGGAGGTAAAGGGGTTAAGACTATTAGTGTTACTGATAAAACGGGCGGACTTGTAGCTATTAAAAACGTTACCGACTCTGATGATTTAATGATTATCAACAAATCTGGAATAGCAATTCGTATGAGCGTAGAGGATTTACGTGTTATGGGAAGAGCTACACAAGGTGTTAGGTTGATCAATATTAAAGGTAACGACTCTATTGCTGCAGTTGCTAAGGTTATGAAGGATGAAGATGATCTTGAAGAATCTGAAATCCTTGATATTGAAGTGAATACTGAGGGTGCAACTGAAGTAGATGATACTGAAGAAAAAGATGGCACAGAGATTGATAATCCTGATACCGAAGAATAAACTTAAATAATAAACACTAATAATTAATATATTAAAAATGAAAAATAGGTTATTACTTGTAGCGGCGCTGACATTTACTATGGTCGGTTTTGCTCAAAAGAATGAAATAAAGTCTGCGGAAAAGGCATTAAAATCTGGCGATGCTACAGCAGCCAAAACTGCTATAGAAGCTGCTTCAGGTACTATTGCTGCAGCTGATGAGAAAACTCAGGCGCAATATTACTTTACAAGAGGTAAAATTTATAGCGATTTAGCCAAAAAAGGAGATAATGATGCATTTGAAAAATCTGCGAATTCTTTTAAAAAGGTTATTGAGATAGAAGAAGCTTCTGGTAAACAAAAATATTCTTCTGAGACTAACCAGTATATGGCAGCATTGACTGCAGATTTGGTTAACTCTGCGGTTAGCGATAACAGTAACAATAAGTTTAAAGAAGCGGCTGAGAAGTTGTATATGAGCTATACATTGAGTCCTAAGGATACATCTTACTTGTACTATGCTGCAGGTAGTGCTGTAAACGGTGGTCATTATGAAATGGCGTTAGATTATTATAACAAATTACAAGAAGTAGGTTATGATGGTAGCGGTGTTGTGTATAAGGCTACGAATGCGGCTTCAGGTGAAGTTGAGGAGATGGATAAAGTTCAACGTGACCTTATGGTGAAATCTGGTACTTATACCAATCCTGTGGATGAAAAAACGCCATCTAAAAAAGCTGAAATTGTTAAGAATACAGCATTGATCTACACTCAATTAGGGCAAGATGAAAAAGCTTTAGAAGCATATCAGGCAGCTAGAAAAAATGATCCAGAAGATGTAAATCTTATTTTAAACGAAGCAAACCTTTATTTCAATCAAGGAAATAAAGATAAGTTTAAAGAATTAATGGCTCAGGCAATAGCACTTGCACCAGATAATCCAGATTTACATTACAACGTTGGTGTAATTAGCATGGAGCAAGACAATTATGAAGATGCTCGTGTATCTTACAAAAAAGCGATAGAGCTTGATCCTAAATATACCAATGCATATTTAAATCTTTCTACAACCTATGTAAATGAAGGTAACAACCTTATTGATGAAATGAACTCGTTAGGTAATAGTAGAGCGGATATTGCCAAGTATGATGAATTGAAAGAGAAAAAGGATAGCTTGTTCAAGCAAGGTGCAGATGTTTTGGAAGATGCATTGAAGAACAACCCTGGTAATGAAAATATCATGACACAGCTTAAGAATATTTATGGAGCTATGGGTGATACTGAAAACTTTACTAGAATAAAGAAGTTGTTAGGAGAGTAATTCTAACTTACAGCAAAATGAAAAAGGCCCTAATTAGGGCCTTTTTTTATACAACTTTTTTAATGACTCTTAATTGATGCGTATATGTTCTAAGGTCATTATTGAAAATACCGGTATGGTCTAAGCGATCTACTCTTACTTTACCATTTACATGAATTACATAATTATCCTCCATTATGATGCCTACATGGTCAATATCCCCATTAGCGTTATCAAATAATGCTAAGTCTCCAGCCTCACTTTCTTCAACAAAACTTAATGCGGAACCTTGTTTAGATTGGCTTTCTGCCGTTCTTAGAAGATGGTAGCCGTTTATTCTATATACCATTTGGGCAAAGCCGGCACTGTCTATACCAAAAGGGGTTTTTCCACCTTTAAGTTCGGGTGAGTTT
The genomic region above belongs to Maribacter dokdonensis DSW-8 and contains:
- a CDS encoding tetratricopeptide repeat protein, translating into MKNRLLLVAALTFTMVGFAQKNEIKSAEKALKSGDATAAKTAIEAASGTIAAADEKTQAQYYFTRGKIYSDLAKKGDNDAFEKSANSFKKVIEIEEASGKQKYSSETNQYMAALTADLVNSAVSDNSNNKFKEAAEKLYMSYTLSPKDTSYLYYAAGSAVNGGHYEMALDYYNKLQEVGYDGSGVVYKATNAASGEVEEMDKVQRDLMVKSGTYTNPVDEKTPSKKAEIVKNTALIYTQLGQDEKALEAYQAARKNDPEDVNLILNEANLYFNQGNKDKFKELMAQAIALAPDNPDLHYNVGVISMEQDNYEDARVSYKKAIELDPKYTNAYLNLSTTYVNEGNNLIDEMNSLGNSRADIAKYDELKEKKDSLFKQGADVLEDALKNNPGNENIMTQLKNIYGAMGDTENFTRIKKLLGE